Part of the Flavobacterium alkalisoli genome is shown below.
TTATTTCGCCGTTGCTTTCGGGTATTGCCGATTACAGCGGAAACAAAAAAGTGTTCCTTAAGCTTTTTTGCTACTTAGGTGCGCTGTCTTGTATAGGGTTGTATTGGTTTAGTCTTGAAGACATTTACTGGAGTCTTGTATGCTACTTTTTCGGACTTATAGGATTTTGGGGCAGTCTTGTGTTCTATAACTCCTACCTGCCTGATATTGCTCACCCGGAACAACAGGATGGTGTGAGCGCTAAGGGATATTCGTTAGGATATATAGGTAGTGTTATACTGCTTATTTTTAACCTTGTTATGGTAATGAAGCCGGGGTGGTTTGGTATTGAAGGTAATGATAATGAAGCTGCCGAAAAAGCCATGCGTTGGTCGTTTGTATCGGTAGGGGTGTGGTGGATACTTTTTAGCCAGTACACTTATTATTATTTACCAAAAGGAAATAAAGAAAGGAATAAAGTAACCGGAGATGTTATGCTTAACGGCTTTAGGGAACTACGCAAAGTATGGAGACAGCTAAAGCAAACCACTATGCTAAAACGTTACTTAGGGGCATTTTTTGTATACAGTATGGCAGTACAAACCGTAATGCTTGTGGCAACTTATTTTGGAGCTAAAGAAGTACAATGGGGTGAAGGCGGTAAACAAATGGGACTTATTGTAAGTATACTGCTAATACAGCTTGTAGCTGTTGCCGGTGCTGTTATAACTTCAAGATTATCTGCAAAATACGGAAACATTAAAACACTTATAGGTATTAACTGTGTGTGGGCTGTAATTTGTGTGGCTGCATTTTTTGTAACGCTGCCTATACACTTTTATATAACGGCAGGTTTTGTAGGTCTTGTAATGGGGGGTATACAGTCGCTTTCAAGAAGTACCTATTCTAAAATGTTGCCTGAAACTCAGGATACTGCATCATTTTTCAGTTTTTATGATGTTACCGAAAAGATAGGTATTGTAATAGGTATGGTGCTTTATGGTGCTATTGACCAGTATTTTGGAAGTATGCGTTATTCTGTCGTATTCCTTACATTATTCTTTGTAATAGGTATCTTTTTACTGATGCGTGTATTAAAAAAACATTAAGATATTAAAAAAAATAATTTATATTTGGACACCTAACAAGCAAAAACCAAATGAAGAAATTACAAAGATTATCGGCTGTAGTACTGTTTCTTTCAGCACTTAGTTTTGTTTCATGTGATACAGAACCTGTAGATCCGGTTCTTTTAGACAATGTTAATAATCCGGAAAATCCGGGTACAAACCCTAACAATCCTACCAATCCCGGTACGAGTGATGGTAGCTATTGGCCAATGGCATTAAATAACGAGTGGGTTTTTGATGTGGAAGACGAAGGCGAAAGCCCAATGAAAATAACAAGCACCGAATCTATAGGCGGTAATACATATTATAGGGTTAATTATAGTTTTGCCAGTTCAGGTACGGGTGACCTTACCGGAGAGGCTACAAACCTATTACGTCACAATAACGGAGATTACTCGGTTAGGATAAGTGTAATTGTTCCTGATGAACAGGGTATGCAGATTACCGTTTCACCTTATGAGTATACCATACTTAAAGATTATCTTGAACCGGGTCAAAGCTGGACACAGGATGTACAGCAGACAACCAGTTATCAAATGCCGGGTGTAACACTTGCTCCAATGGTTATGAACTTCCATATCGAGAACATAATCCAGGAAAAAGGAATATCTGTTACCGTAAATGGCGTTAATTATGAAAATGTAATTAAGGTAAAACAAACACAAACCATTACCAGCAACCTTACACCGGGTATGGTGCTAACGGTTTATTACTGGTTCGCTAAAGATGTGGGACCTATAAAATCAGAATCACAAAGCGGTACTTTTACATCAAGCAGCACGCTTGTGTCGTACACGCTTAATTAAGAATAAAATAAAAAAGAAGTTATGAAAAAGATGAAAATTGTACAGGTATTTACACTTCTGTTTTTGGCCATAGGCTTTGTAGCCTGTGATACAGAACCGGTAGATCCGGTATTATTAGACAATATTG
Proteins encoded:
- a CDS encoding MFS transporter, which encodes MSVQLQKGDKKLLNAWAFYDWANSVYSLVIASAVFPIFYDLLFDKREKYIAVFGSNVKDTALMSFVTAFAFLVVAFISPLLSGIADYSGNKKVFLKLFCYLGALSCIGLYWFSLEDIYWSLVCYFFGLIGFWGSLVFYNSYLPDIAHPEQQDGVSAKGYSLGYIGSVILLIFNLVMVMKPGWFGIEGNDNEAAEKAMRWSFVSVGVWWILFSQYTYYYLPKGNKERNKVTGDVMLNGFRELRKVWRQLKQTTMLKRYLGAFFVYSMAVQTVMLVATYFGAKEVQWGEGGKQMGLIVSILLIQLVAVAGAVITSRLSAKYGNIKTLIGINCVWAVICVAAFFVTLPIHFYITAGFVGLVMGGIQSLSRSTYSKMLPETQDTASFFSFYDVTEKIGIVIGMVLYGAIDQYFGSMRYSVVFLTLFFVIGIFLLMRVLKKH